The following are from one region of the Oreochromis aureus strain Israel breed Guangdong linkage group 1, ZZ_aureus, whole genome shotgun sequence genome:
- the nkd1 gene encoding protein naked cuticle homolog 1, producing MGKLHSKHAAICKPRESPEGDSFVVNACLARKGIDDWLVKQKYYCTSSRLEQQDCHHKNNCGLTARDSMDEACAEGIGNEHYRLEVALPPEKTDSCCVEEKMQERDSQSPAGPQKQLQFEELECAVSVEEDNRQEWTFTLYDFDNSGKVTREDITSLLHTIYEVVDASVNHSPGSSKTLRVKLSVAPDSSQRWRSCTQGATDLPHPREKNDKCIEDPKSAEKKSRALLRRHHSDHHTQPGCQRHCVDENLERRNHYLDLAGIENYTSRFGAAPAAEMTKAEPQARSSNQTRSRSHEPENGHSHSHHRRLQTVVDTVAPDNLHSARPRGQDSGKHALRSPKTHSRTPPAQINGRVMRSRGIPPPPALPSQTPPHQSTAPYRKHKQRSKESQGYRALGPLPAPGPVVEKEQVRDLPSVLLYEGGLAQVVQRHEHHHHHEHHHHYHHFYQS from the exons ATGGGTAAACTGCACTCGAAACATG CTGCTATTTGTAAACCGCGGGAGAGTCCAGAAG GCGACAGTTTTGTAGTGAATGCCTGTTTGGCGAGGAAGGGAATCGATGACTGGCTCGtgaagcagaaatactactgcACGAGCTCGCGCCTCGAGCAACAGGACTGTCACCACAAGAATAACTGCGGGTTAACTGCACGG GACTCCATGGATGAAGCATGTGCTGAGGGGATTGGTAATGAACACTATCGTTTAGAAG TGGCTTTACCCCCGGAGAAGACAGACAGCTGCTGTGTGGAGGAGAAGATGCAGGAGAGGGACAGCCAATCTCCCGCAGGGCCACAGAAACAGCTCCAGTTTGAA GAGTTGGAGTGCGCTGTGTCTGTGGAGGAGGATAACAGGCAGGAGTGGACCTTCACCCTCTACGACTTTGACAACAGCGGCAAAGTAACGCGAGAG GATATCACCAGCCTGCTGCACACCATCTACGAGGTTGTAGACGCTTCAGTCAACCATTCTCCTGGCAGCAGCAAGACATTACGTGTCAAGCTCTCTGTGGCTCCTGACTCCAGCCAGCGGTGGAGGAGCTGCACGCAGGGTGCCACAG ACTTACCCCACCCAAGAGAGAAAAATGACAAGTGCATTGAAGACCCCAAGAGTGCAGAGAAGAAGTCTCGAGCACTCCTAAG GCGCCACCACAGTGACCACCACACCCAGCCTGGCTGCCAGCGCCACTGTGTGGATGAGAACCTGGAACGCAGGAACCACTACTTGGACCTGGCAGGCATCGAAAACTACACGTCCCGCTTCGGAGCCG CCCCTGCTGCAGAGATGACTAAAGCAGAGCCTCAGGCCAGGTCATCTAACCAGACTCGTTCTCGCTCCCATGAACCAGAAAACGGTCACTCCCATTCCCATCACCGCCGCTTACAGACTGTTGTGGACACCGTTGCTCCAGACAACCTCCACTCTGCCCGGCCGCGAGGCCAAGACTCAGGGAAACATGCCCTCCGTTCTCCAAAGACACACAGCCGTACACCTCCTGCGCAGATCAATGGCAGAGTCATGAGGAGCCGAGGTATTCCCCCTCCTCCAGCTCTACCCAGTCAGACTCCTCCTCATCAGTCTACAGCTCCGTACCGCAAACACAAGCAACGGTCCAAAGAGAGCCAGGGCTACCGAGCCTTAGGCCCTCTGCCAGCACCTGGGCCAGTGGTGGAGAAGGAGCAGGTGAGGGACCTACCTAGCGTGCTGCTCTATGAGGGGGGTCTGGCACAAGTTGTGCAGCGGCATGAGCATCACCATCACCATGAACACCATCACCACTACCACCATTTTTACCAGTCCTGA